In Odontesthes bonariensis isolate fOdoBon6 chromosome 9, fOdoBon6.hap1, whole genome shotgun sequence, the following proteins share a genomic window:
- the LOC142388982 gene encoding olfactory receptor 10A3-like, protein MLNSTFSPFSYFILGAYMDVGRLKYLYFVITAVLYITIIVANAWLIVVIGVNRSLHEPMYMFLCSLFVNELYGSSGLFPFLLIQILSDVHTVSAPLCFLQIFCLYSYVKVEFCNLAVMSYDRYVAICHPLQYHTIMTHHKVLLLIVLLWLYSSVSFLIALMLNIRLRLCGNVLNSTFCRNYPVVKLACSDTKVNNIYGLFGTMLTVVVPLLPILFSYTKILRVCSSGSRQTRQKAASTCTPHLVSLLNFSFSCLFEILQSRFDMSNVPSLLQILMSLYFVILQPLLNPLMYGMQTSKIRNLCKDVFYRKNLTDHTEPT, encoded by the coding sequence ATGTTGAATTCAACATTCTCACCTTTTTCATACTTCATTCTTGGAGCTTATATGGATGTTGGAAGATTGAAATACTTGTACTTTGTAATAACTGCAGTACTGTACATTACGATTATTGTTGCCAACGCGTGGCTCATCGTGGTTATCGGTGTGAACAGGAGCTTACATGAACCCATGTACATGTTCCTGTGCAGCCTGTTTGTAAATGAGCTGTATGGTAGTTCAGGGCTGTTTCCATTCCTGCTGATTCAGATCCTCTCTGACGTTCAcactgtttctgctcctctctgcttcCTGCAGATCTTCTGTTTGTATTCTTATGTGAAAGTAGAATTTTGTAATTTAGCCGTCATGTCGTATGACAGATATGTTGCCATCTGTCACCCTCTGCAGTACCACACGATAATGACACATCACAAGGTGCTTCTGCTCATCGTTCTGCTCTGGTTGTACTCTTCTGTGTCCTTTCTAATTGCTTTAATGTTGAACATCCGTCTGAGACTGTGTGGAAACGTGTTGAACAGCACCTTCTGTCGTAACTACCCTGTGGTTAAGTTGGCGTGTTCAGACACCAAAGTGAACAACATTTATGGGCTTTTTGGCACCATGCTCACTGTGGTGGTCCCTCTGCTTCCCATCCTTTTTTCTTACACAAAGATCCTGAGAGTTTGCTCTTCTGGTTCCAGACAGACGAGACAGAAAGCCGCCAGCACCTGCACGCCACATCTGGTTTCGCTGCTTAActtttccttcagctgcttgttTGAAATACTCCAGAGTAGGTTTGATATGAGCAACGTGCCCAGCCTGCTGCAGATcctgatgtctttatattttgTGATCCTTCAGCCTCTTCTGAATCCTCTCATGTACGGAATGCAAACATCCAAAATCAGAAATTTATGTAAAGATGTATTTTATAGGAAGAACCTGACGGATCACACCGAGCCCACGTAA
- the LOC142388733 gene encoding olfactory receptor 11A1-like, with protein MINSTQVSYFTLSAYFDVGPLKYLYFMIILSLYVLIISSNVLLIVVISVNRSLHEPMYMFLCSLFVNELYGSSGLFPFLLIQILSDVHTVSAPLCFLQVFCVYTYGSVEFFNLAVMSYDRYLAICYPLQYHTLMTSEKVTMLIALTWLFPFLAIIVLIALSASLKLCGNIIDRVYCGNYAIVKLSCSDISVNNIYGLVYTFISVMIPLILILYTYTKILIVCFSGSKQTRQKAISTCTPHLASLLNFWFGCSFQILQSRFDSSRVPGGLSIFLSLYFLTCQPLFNPVLYGLKMNKIRDACKCLLWEQRLPRRIER; from the exons ATGATCAACTCCACACAGGTTTCATATTTCACATTAAGTGCCTACTTTGACGTTGGTCCTCTTAAATACTTGTATTTTATGATCATTCTCTCTTTATATGTCCTGATTATCAGCTCTAATGTTCTGCTCATCGTGGTTATCAGTGTGAACAGGAGCTTACATGAACCCATGTACATGTTTCTGTGCAGCCTGTTTGTAAATGAGCTGTATGGTAGTTCAGGGCTGTTTCCATTCCTGCTGATTCAGATCCTCTCTGACGTTCAcactgtttctgctcctctctgtTTCCTGCAGGTTTTCTGTGTTTATACTTATGGAAGTGTTGAATTTTTTAACTTAGCCGTCATGTCTTACGACAGATATCTTGCCATCTGTTATCCTCTGCAGTACCACACACTGATGACATCTGAAAAGGTTACCATGCTTATTGCTCTCACGTGGTTATTCCCTTTTCTTGCAATCATAGTTCTAATAGCACTTAGTGCATCTTTAAAGCTCTGTGGGAACATTATTGACCGAGTTTACTGTGGTAACTACGCTATTGTTAAACTGAGCTGCTCTGACATCAGTGTTAATAACATTTATGGACTTGTTTACACTTTCATCTCTGTCATGATTCCTCTCATTCTAATTCTTTACACCTACACAAAGATTCTAATCGTCTGTTTTTCTGGATCCAAACAGACCAGACAGAAAGCCATCAGTACCTGCACACCTCACCTGGCTTCTTTGTTGAACTTTTGGTTTGGTTGCTCTTTTCAAATTTTACAGAGCAGATTTGATTCAAGCAGAGTTCCAGGCGGGCTGAGCATTTTTTTATCACTGTACTTCCTGACATGCCAGCCGCTGTTTAATCCTGTGCTGTACGGgctgaaaatgaacaaaatacgGGATGCATGTAAATGTCTGTTGTG GGAGCAGAGATTACCACGGAGGATAGAGAGATAG